CCGTCCATTCGACAACCGCCAAGCGGGCTCGATGTATGACGAGCTCTACGAGCGCTACCTTGAGTCGGACGATGTCGTCGTGCCTCCGGCGCCACGCATCGCGGCGTACGTGGAAGCCCTCGTCGCGCAGTACCCAGATGACGTCGACCGCAACGTCGTGTGGGCGTCGACACCAGTCATCGATGAGGCATCGGGCCCGATCGTGTACCTGCTCATGTCTTACGGCAAGGCCGGGGCCGCCCTCGACCACGATCTCGACCCCGACCGCATGTCCTTCACACGCTCCCTGCGGATCGTGCGCCGCCAGGTCCCGGCCCAGGCGGCCTTTTCCCCCCGGCAGACTCGCCCGGGCACTGACCCGCACCTTGACTGAGATCACCGAACGCCTGCTGCCCCCACGACGCCACCGGACCTGCCCCCGCGTGATCAAACGGAAAATGTCCAACTGGCCCCTCAAACGCGCAGCACACCGCAACTGGCCACTACCAGCCCCAGCGACAGTCACCATCACCCAGCCGACAACCTAAAATCACCGGCATTGGGCCTAGCCCCCGCTCCCGCCCAGCGCTCTCGCTCAGCTTTTTCTCAGGGAATTCACAGCTGAGCGCAAGGACCCTCTCAGGGCGGGGTCGCAGAGTGACGAGCATGACCGCGACCTCGCCCCAGGGGCGTATCGAAATGCTCAGGCCGGACGGCAGCCCCGTCCGGGTGCTCGTCGTGGACGACGAGGCCGCGCTGAGCGAGCTGCTGTCGATGGCCCTGCGCTACGAGGGCTGGGAGGTGCGCAGCGCCGGGGACGGCGCTGGCGCGGTGCGTTCCGCGCGGGACTTCCGCCCCGACGCGGTGGTGCTCGACGTGATGCTGCCCGACATGGACGGGCTCGCCGTCCTGGGGCGGCTGCGGCGCGAACTGCCCGAGGTGCCGGTGCTGTTCCTCACCGCCAGGGACGCGGTCGAGGACCGGATCGCCGGACTGACGGCGGGGGGCGACGACTATGTCACCAAACCCTTCTCGCTGGAGGAGGTGGTGGCCAGGCTGCGCGGTCTGATCCGCAGGTCCGGCGCCGCGACCGTACGCAGCGAATCGCTGCTCGCGGTCGGGGACCTGATCCTCGACGAGGACAGCCACGAGGTCAGCCGGGGCGGTGAGCCGATCCGTCTGACGGCGACCGAGTTCGAGCTGCTGCGCTATTTGATGCGCAATCCGCGGCGGGTGCTCAGCAAGGCGCAGATCCTGGACCGGGTGTGGTCGTACGACTTCGGCGGGCAGGCCAACGTCGTCGAGCTGTATGTCTCGTATCTGCGGAAGAAGATCGACGCGGGGCGTCCGCCGATGATTCACACCCGGCGCGGGGCCGGGTATCTGATCAAGCCGGGTGAGTAGTGCCCGGCGCACGTGGACGGCGGCGCAGATGGTCGCTGCGGACCCGGCTCGTGATCTCGGCGGTGGCGCTGATCGCGGTGGTGTCGGCGGTGATCGGCTCGGTCACGACGATCGCCTACCGCACCTATCTGTACGGGCAGTTGGACACTCAGCTGACCACGGTCGGCATGCGCGCCTCCGGCCCACCCGGCCCGGTCGACAGCATGCCTTCGGGCAGGGGGCCGCTCGACTTCGTCATCGGCGGTGGTACGCCGGTGGGCACCGTCGGCGCCAAGCTCGCCGGCGACGGCACGGTCTCCGAGGCCGTGGCCAGCGTCGAACGGACGAGTGATGCGCTGGAGCCCCTTCCGAGCCCCCTCACCGAGGCCCAGTCCAAGGCTCTCGCCCAGGTCTCGCGAGACGGCCGTCCGCACACCCTGGAGCTGCCTGGCCGGGGCGACTACCGGGTCGAGTACGTCACGGGGGTTCGCGGGTCCTACCTCGTAGGGGTTCCCCTGAGTGACGTGCAGGACGCGCTGGCCACGCTGGTCCTGGTCGAGGTCTCCGTCACCGGTGCCGGGCTGATCGCCGCCGGAATCACGGGCACTGCCCTGGTCGCCTTTGCGCTGCGGCCGCTGCGACGGGTCGCCGCGACCGCCACCCGTGTCTCCGAACTGCCGCTCCACAGTGGCGAGGTCGCCCTGCACGAGCGGGTCCCGGACGCCGAGGCCGATCCTCGGACCGAGGTCGGCCAGGTCGGCGCGGCGCTCAACCGGATGCTCGGGCACGTCGGTTCGGCGCTCGCGGCGCGGCAGGAGAGCGAGACGCGGGTGCGGCAGTTCGTCGCGGACGCCAGCCATGAGCTGCGCACGCCGCTGGCGTCGATCCGCGGCTACGCGGAGCTGACCCGGCGCGGACGCGAGGACGTGGGCGCGGACACCCGGCACGCGCTGGGGCGTATCGAGTCCGAGGCGACGCGGATGACGGGACTGGTGGAGGATCTGCTGCTGCTCGCCCGTCTCGATGCCGGACGACCGCTCTCTTACGAGAGCACCGATCTCTCGCCGCTGATCGTGGACGCGGTGGGGGATGCGCAGGCGGCGGGACACGACCACAAGTGGCGGCTGGAGCTGCCGGCCGAACCGGCGACGGTACGGGGCGACGGCGCCCGCCTGCACCAGGTGCTCGTCAATCTGCTCGCGAACGCCTGTACCCACACACCACCGGGTACGACCGTCACCGCACGCCTGCGACGCGACGGCCCGGGCGTCATCCTCGAGGTCGAGGACGACGGTCCCGGCATTCCGCCGGGCCTGCTGCCGCACATCTTCGAACGGTTCGCCCGCGGTGACGCCTCCAGGTCCCGGCACGCCGGATCGACCGGACTCGGCCTGGCGATCGTGCAGGCGGTCGTCACCGCGCACAGCGGAACGGTGGCCGTGCGCTCCGAACCCGGGCACACGGTCTTCTCCGTGGGAATCCCCGCGTCCGCGGGAATGCCCGCCTCCACAGACCTGCCCGCCTCCACAGGCATGCCTTCCGCACACGACTCACAGACGGCGCACAGGCACATCACACGGGCATGACAGCGCCGCCGCCGAGTGTCGTCCCATGCGAACCGACACCCCAAGGGGGACTCTTCCGGCCCGGGAGCATCTGCTCGCCCACACGGCCGGCCGGCCCGTACTCGACGTGGTGATCCCGGTCTACAACGAGGAGAACGACCTCGAACGGTGCGTGCGCAGGCTGCACGACCACCTCGCCCGGACCTTCCCGTACGGCTTCCGGATCACCGTCGCCGACAACGCGAGCACCGACAGCACGCCCCAGGTGGCGACATGGCTCGCCCACTCGATCCCCGAGGTGGAGGCGTACCGGCTGGAGGAGAAGGGCCGGGGCCGGGCGCTGCGCACCGTGTGGTCGCACTCGAACGCCCCTGTACTCGCCTATATGGACGTCGATCTGTCCACCGACCTCAACGCACTGCTGCCGCTGGTCGCACCGCTGATCTCCGGGCATTCGGACCTCGCGATCGGGTCCCGGCTCGCGCGTTCGTCACGTGTGGTG
This window of the Streptomyces sp. SLBN-118 genome carries:
- a CDS encoding cell wall metabolism sensor histidine kinase WalK; this translates as MPGARGRRRRWSLRTRLVISAVALIAVVSAVIGSVTTIAYRTYLYGQLDTQLTTVGMRASGPPGPVDSMPSGRGPLDFVIGGGTPVGTVGAKLAGDGTVSEAVASVERTSDALEPLPSPLTEAQSKALAQVSRDGRPHTLELPGRGDYRVEYVTGVRGSYLVGVPLSDVQDALATLVLVEVSVTGAGLIAAGITGTALVAFALRPLRRVAATATRVSELPLHSGEVALHERVPDAEADPRTEVGQVGAALNRMLGHVGSALAARQESETRVRQFVADASHELRTPLASIRGYAELTRRGREDVGADTRHALGRIESEATRMTGLVEDLLLLARLDAGRPLSYESTDLSPLIVDAVGDAQAAGHDHKWRLELPAEPATVRGDGARLHQVLVNLLANACTHTPPGTTVTARLRRDGPGVILEVEDDGPGIPPGLLPHIFERFARGDASRSRHAGSTGLGLAIVQAVVTAHSGTVAVRSEPGHTVFSVGIPASAGMPASTDLPASTGMPSAHDSQTAHRHITRA
- a CDS encoding response regulator transcription factor, producing MTATSPQGRIEMLRPDGSPVRVLVVDDEAALSELLSMALRYEGWEVRSAGDGAGAVRSARDFRPDAVVLDVMLPDMDGLAVLGRLRRELPEVPVLFLTARDAVEDRIAGLTAGGDDYVTKPFSLEEVVARLRGLIRRSGAATVRSESLLAVGDLILDEDSHEVSRGGEPIRLTATEFELLRYLMRNPRRVLSKAQILDRVWSYDFGGQANVVELYVSYLRKKIDAGRPPMIHTRRGAGYLIKPGE